Genomic segment of Candidatus Delongbacteria bacterium:
TTCTTTTCGGTGGGAATGTGCACGTCCGTGATCTGGTCGCCCAGTCCCACGCGACGGGCCTCTTCCAGCACGTAGCGCTTGACCTTCTCTTCCTGGCCCGTGAAGACCTGGACCGCATACCAGCGCTTGACGGGGAGATTCTCGTCCACGTTGGCTTGCTGCATCAAATCCGACATGCCGCTCCCCTTGTTACAGAATCCAACCCACGGCGCGGGAAAGGATCAGGTCGAAGAGGTAGACGGTCACAGCGAGCAGCAGCGAAACGAAGATCACCACACTGGTGGAGCTCTTCAGCATGGGCCAACTGGGCCAGTTGACCTTCTTCATCTCGTCTTGCACTTCGCTGAAATAGGTCTTCATGTTGACCATGTGAAGTCCCTGATTCTCCGATCAAAGCAGGCCAGGAGGGATTCGAACCCCCAACCTACGGATTTGGAGTCCGCCGCTCTACCATTAGAGCTACTGGCCTGTGCGGCGAGCCGCTCTACTTGGTTTCCTTGTGCGGCGT
This window contains:
- the secE gene encoding preprotein translocase subunit SecE, whose product is MVNMKTYFSEVQDEMKKVNWPSWPMLKSSTSVVIFVSLLLAVTVYLFDLILSRAVGWIL